A portion of the Calliphora vicina chromosome 5, idCalVici1.1, whole genome shotgun sequence genome contains these proteins:
- the LOC135959717 gene encoding uncharacterized protein LOC135959717, whose amino-acid sequence MAHDHGEHPPNDDIRSAVKKANESRIPLVICADANSHHIVWGSSDTNTRGESLFSFILNSSLEVVNRGSEPTFIVSNRSEVLDLTLVSAEHHSMINNWAVSDDCSFSDHLYIDFNISVTYRNDNTILNRRKTNWELQSDVLSRSLPNPPTIENRDDIEVAVEALTEAFQSATNLACKPNICRGRNKPPWWNPEIAHARRACRKLFNEAKRLGNWPEYKSSVNHFKNLTRNAKRKAWRDFCSGVEGSSETNRLRKILSTSPVVPSYIQKPCGRWTLNSKETLEVLLDTHFPGCLPVDDETMNGAADSVAPGDNSVPINRDRIQWAIKSFDPFKSPGPDGIIPADLQKNEEIVLSELGMTAPNRSMHDAFNQELQCEKQYDCDALK is encoded by the coding sequence ATGGCGCATGACCACGGGGAGCATCCACCAAACGATGATATCCGTAGTGCTGTGAaaaaggcgaatgagtccaggaTACCATTGGTTATCTGTGCTGACGCTAACTCGCACCACATTGTATGGGGTAGCAGCGACACCAACACAAGAGGTGAGAGTCTTTTCAGTTTCATACTTAATAGTAGTTTGGAAGTAGTTAAtagaggttcagaacctacCTTCATTGTTTCAAACAGAAGTGAGGTACTAGACTTAACACTTGTGAGTGCTGAGCACCACAGTATGATTAACAATTGGGCTGTCTCCGACGACTGCTCTTTTTCTGATCATCtatatattgatttcaatatcaGTGTAACTTATAGGAATGATAATACCATTCTAAATAGGAGGAAGACCAATTGGGAGTTGCAGAGTGATGTACTCTCCCGGTCTCTACCAAACCCGCCCACTATTGAAAATAGGGACGATATTGAGGTAGCAGTTGAGGCACTTACAGAAGCGTTCCAATCAGCTACTAATTTGGCCTGTAAGCCGAATATCTGCAGGGGTAGGAATAAGCCACCCTGGTGGAACCCTGAGATTGCACACGCAAGAAGGGCGTGTCGTAAATTGTTCAACGAGGCAAAGAGGCTGGGTAACTGGCCGGAATATAAGTCCTCAGTGAACCACTTTAAGAACCTTACGAGGAATGCGAAAAGGAAAGCCTGGAGGgacttctgtagcggcgtggaaggatCCTCTGAGACTAACCGATTACGTAAAATTCTATCAACTTCACCGGTTGTACCAAGCTATATCCAGAAACCCTGTGGTAGATGGACTCTGAATAGTAAGGAAACACTTGAGGTCCTATTAGATACTCATTTTCCAGGTTGCCTTCCAGTCGATGATGAGACTATGAATGGGGCTGCCGATTCTGTTGCTCCGGGTGATAACTCTGTTCCGATAAACAGGGATAGAATCCAATGGGCAATCAAAAGCTTCGACCCGTTTAAATCTCCTGGGCCGGATGGCATTATTCCTGCTGATCTTCAaaagaacgaagaaata